One Micropterus dolomieu isolate WLL.071019.BEF.003 ecotype Adirondacks linkage group LG23, ASM2129224v1, whole genome shotgun sequence DNA window includes the following coding sequences:
- the lrp6 gene encoding low-density lipoprotein receptor-related protein 6 isoform X1: protein MNMDGTGRRVLVEDKLPHIFGFTLLGDFIYWTDWQRRSIERVHKRTAEREFIIDQLPDLMGLKATNVHKVFGTNPCAENNGGCSHLCLYKPQGVQCGCPIGLELIADMRTCIVPEAFLLFSRHTDIRRISLETNNNNVAIPLTGVKEASALDFDVTDNRIYWTDITLKTISRAFMNGSALEHVVEFGLDYPEGMAVDWLGKNLYWADTGTNRIEVAKLDGQHRQVLVWKDLDSPRALALDPAEGYMYWTEWGGKPKIDRAAMDGTGRITLVADVGRANGLTIDYAERRLYWTDLDTTLIESSNMLGQDREVIADDLPHPFGLTQYQDYIYWTDWSQRSIERANKTSGQNRTVIQGHLDYVMDILVFHSSRQGGWNACASTNGHCSHLCLAVPVSSFVCGCPAHFSLNYDNKTCSAPTSFLLFSQKTAINRMVIDEQQSPDIILPIHSLRNVRAIDYDPLDKQLYWIDSKQNVIRRAQEDGNQSMTVVSSSLTGPSQGLQLYDLSIDIYSRFIYWTSEVTNVINVTRTDGSRVGVVLRGEHDKPRAIVVNPERGYMYFTNLLERSPKIERAALDGTEREVLFFSGLGKPVALAIDNEVGKLFWVDSDLRRIESSDLSGANRIVIADSNILQPVGLTVFGNHLYWIDKQQQMIERIDKTTREGRTKIQARIAYLSDIHAVHELDMREYGKHPCTWDNGGCSHICIVKGDGTTRCSCPVHLVLLQNELTCGEPPTCSPEQFSCKSGEVDCIPQAWRCDGYSECDDGSDEDDCPVCSESEFQCDSRQCIDLSLRCNGDNDCQDRSDENKCEGEAVRCPADQFTCSNGQCIGKHKKCDHNMDCTDNSDELGCYPTEEPPPPSNNTIGSIVGVVMALFVVGAVYFVCQRVLCPQMKDDGETVTNDFVVHGPSSVPLGYVPHPSSLSSSLPGMSRGKSVIGSLSIMGSSSGPPYDRAHVTGASSSSSSSTKGTYFPPILNPPPSPATVRSQYTMEFGYSSNSPSTHRSYSYRPYTYRHFAPPTTPCSTDVCDSDYTPGRRAPLKSSAAAAKGYTSDLNYDSEPFPPPPTPRSQYLSAEENCESCPPSPYTERSYSHHLYPPPPSPCTDSS from the exons aTGAACATGGACGGGACGGGACGGCGGGTGCTGGTGGAGGACAAACTTCCTCACATTTTCGGCTTCACTCTGCTGGGCGACTTCATCTACTGGACCGACTGGCAGCGCCGCAGCATCGAACGCGTCCACAAACGCACCGCGGAGAGGGAGTTCATCATCGACCAGCTGCCCGACCTCATGGGCCTCAAGGCCACTAACGTACACAAGGTGTTCG GTACGAACCCGTGTGCGGAGAATAACGGCGGCTGCAGCCACCTCTGTCTCTACAAGCCTCAGGGCGTCCAGTGCGGCTGTCCCATCGGCCTGGAGCTCATCGCCGACATGAGGACCTGCATCGTCCCCGAGGCCTTCCTGCTCTTCTCACGCCACACCGACATCCGCCGCATCTCCCTGGagaccaacaacaacaacgtggCCATCCCGCTCACCGGCGTCAAGGAGGCCTCGGCGCTCGACTTCGACGTCACCGATAACCGTATCTACTGGACCGACATCACTCTGAAG ACCATCAGCCGGGCCTTCATGAACGGCAGCGCTCTGGAGCACGTGGTGGAGTTCGGTCTGGACTACCCGGAGGGCATGGCGGTGGACTGGCTGGGGAAGAACCTGTACTGGGCCGACACCGGCACCAATCGCATCGAG GTGGCCAAACTGGACGGGCAGCACCGGCAGGTCCTGGTCTGGAAGGATCTGGACAGTCCACGAGCTCTGGCTCTGGATCCCGCTGAAGG GTACATGTACTGGACTGAGTGGGGCGGGAAACCAAAGATCGACAGAGCGGCGATGGACGGGACGGGTCGGATCACTTTGGTGGCCGACGTGGGCCGAGCCAACGGACTGACCATCGACTACGCAGAGCGCCGCCTCTACTGGACCGACCTCGACACAACGCTCATCGAATCGTCCAACATGCTCG GTCAGGACCGCGAGGTGATAGCCGACGACCTCCCTCACCCCTTCGGCCTCACCCAGTACCAGGACTACATCTACTGGACCGACTGGAGCCAGCGCAGCATCGAGCGGGCCAACAAGACCAGCGGTCAGAACCGCACCGTCATCCAGGGCCACCTGGACTACGTCATGGACATCCTGGTGTTCCACTCGTCCAGACAGGGCGGCTGGAACGCCTGCGCCTCCACCAACGGACACTGCTCCCACCTGTGCCTCGCCGTGCCCGTCAGCAGCTTCGTCTGCGGATGCCCCGCCCACTTCTCCCTTAACTACGACAACAAGACCTGCAGCG CCCCGACGTCCTTCCTGCTGTTCAGCCAGAAGACGGCCATCAACCGAATGGTGATCGACGAGCAGCAGAGTCCCGACATCATCCTGCCGATCCACAGCCTGAGGAACGTCCGGGCCATCGACTACGACCCGCTGGACAAACAGCTGTACTGGATCGACTCCAAGCAGAACGTCATCCGCCGAGCTCAGGAGGACGGAAACCAG AGCATGACGGTGGTGTCGAGCTCTCTGACCGGACCCAGTCAGGGTCTGCAGCTGTACGACCTGAGCATCGACATCTACAGCCGCTTCATCTACTGGACCAGCGAGGTCACCAACGTCATCAACGTCACCCGGACGGACGGCAGCAGAGTCGGCGTGGTGCTGCGAGGAGAGCACGACAAGCCCAGAGCCATCGTGGTCAACCCGGAGCGAGG GTACATGTACTTCACCAACCTGCTGGAGCGCTCTCCGAAGATCGAGCGGGCGGCGCTGGACGGCACAGAGCGGGAGGTTTTGTTCTTCAGCGGTTTGGGGAAACCCGTCGCTCTGGCCATCGACAACGAGGTGGGGAAGCTGTTCTGGGTCGACTCGGACCTGCGACGCATCGAGAGCAGCGACCTGTCAG gagCCAATCGGATCGTGATCGCGGACTCCAACATCCTGCAGCCGGTGGGTCTGACGGTGTTCGGGAACCACCTGTACTGGATCGACAAGCAGCAGCAGATGATCGAACGCATCGACAAGACGACGAGGGAGGGACGCACCAAGATCCAGGCTCGCATCGCCTACCTGAGCGACATCCACGCCGTCCACGAGCTGGACATGAGGGAGTACG GTAAACACCCGTGCACCTGGGACAACGGCGGCTGCTCCCACATCTGCATCGTGAAGGGAGACGGGACGACTCGCTGCTCGTGTCCCGTCCACCTGGTGCTGCTGCAGAACGAGCTCACCTGTGGAG AGCCCCCCACCTGTTCCCCGGAGCAGTTCTCCTGTAAGTCCGGCGAGGTGGACTGCATCCCTCAGGCGTGGAGGTGCGACGGCTATTCCGAGTGCGACGACGGCAGCGACGAGGACGACTGTCCCGTCTGCTCCGAGTCCGAGTTCCAGTGCGACAGCCGGCAGTGCATCGACCTGAGCCTGCGCTGCAACGGAGACAACGACTGCCAGGACCGCTCCGACGAGAACAAGTGTGAAGGTGAGGCAG TTCGATGTCCCGCCGACCAGTTCACCTGCTCCAACGGTCAGTGCATCGGGAAACACAAGAAGTGCGACCACAACATGGACTGTACGGACAACTCTGACGAGCTCGGCTGCT ATCCGACAGAGGAGCCGCCTCCTCCGTCCAACAACACCATCGGCTCCATCGTGGGCGTGGTCATGGCGCTGTTCGTGGTGGGCGCCGTGTATTTCGTGTGTCAGCGCGTCCTCTGTCCCCAGATGAAGGACGACGGCGAGACGGTCACCAACGACTTCGTGGTCCACGGGCCGTCGTCTGTGCCGCTGGGATACGTGCCGCACCCCAGCTCGCTGTCCAGCTCGCTGCCAG GTATGTCCAGAGGGAAGTCTGTGATTGGCTCCCTCAGCATCATGGGCAGCAGCAGCGGGCCCCCGTACGACCGCGCTCACGTCACCGGGGCCTCGTCCAGCAGCTCGTCCAGCACCAAGGGCACCTACTTCCCCCCG ATCCTGAATCCTCCTCCGTCTCCTGCCACGGTCCGCTCCCAGTACACCATGGAGTTTGGTTACTCCTCCAACAGTCCCTCCACACACAGATCCTACAG ttacCGCCCCTACACCTACCGCCACTTCGCCCCCCCAACCACCCCCTGCAGCACGGACGTGTGCGACAGCGACTACACGCCGGGACGCCGGGCGCCGCTCAAGTCCAGCGCCGCCGCCGCCAAGGGCTACACCAGCGACCTCAACTACGACTCGGAGCCTTTCCCGCCGCCGCCGACCCCCCGCAGCCAGTACCTGTCGGCGGAGGAGAACTGTGAGAGCTGCCCGCCGTCGCCTTACACCGAACGCAGCTACTCCCACCACCTCTACCCGCCGCCGCCGTCGCCCTGCACGGACTCCTCGTGA
- the lrp6 gene encoding low-density lipoprotein receptor-related protein 6 isoform X2, with product MNMDGTGRRVLVEDKLPHIFGFTLLGDFIYWTDWQRRSIERVHKRTAEREFIIDQLPDLMGLKATNVHKVFGTNPCAENNGGCSHLCLYKPQGVQCGCPIGLELIADMRTCIVPEAFLLFSRHTDIRRISLETNNNNVAIPLTGVKEASALDFDVTDNRIYWTDITLKTISRAFMNGSALEHVVEFGLDYPEGMAVDWLGKNLYWADTGTNRIEVAKLDGQHRQVLVWKDLDSPRALALDPAEGYMYWTEWGGKPKIDRAAMDGTGRITLVADVGRANGLTIDYAERRLYWTDLDTTLIESSNMLGQDREVIADDLPHPFGLTQYQDYIYWTDWSQRSIERANKTSGQNRTVIQGHLDYVMDILVFHSSRQGGWNACASTNGHCSHLCLAVPVSSFVCGCPAHFSLNYDNKTCSAPTSFLLFSQKTAINRMVIDEQQSPDIILPIHSLRNVRAIDYDPLDKQLYWIDSKQNVIRRAQEDGNQSMTVVSSSLTGPSQGLQLYDLSIDIYSRFIYWTSEVTNVINVTRTDGSRVGVVLRGEHDKPRAIVVNPERGYMYFTNLLERSPKIERAALDGTEREVLFFSGLGKPVALAIDNEVGKLFWVDSDLRRIESSDLSGANRIVIADSNILQPVGLTVFGNHLYWIDKQQQMIERIDKTTREGRTKIQARIAYLSDIHAVHELDMREYGKHPCTWDNGGCSHICIVKGDGTTRCSCPVHLVLLQNELTCGEPPTCSPEQFSCKSGEVDCIPQAWRCDGYSECDDGSDEDDCPVCSESEFQCDSRQCIDLSLRCNGDNDCQDRSDENKCEVRCPADQFTCSNGQCIGKHKKCDHNMDCTDNSDELGCYPTEEPPPPSNNTIGSIVGVVMALFVVGAVYFVCQRVLCPQMKDDGETVTNDFVVHGPSSVPLGYVPHPSSLSSSLPGMSRGKSVIGSLSIMGSSSGPPYDRAHVTGASSSSSSSTKGTYFPPILNPPPSPATVRSQYTMEFGYSSNSPSTHRSYSYRPYTYRHFAPPTTPCSTDVCDSDYTPGRRAPLKSSAAAAKGYTSDLNYDSEPFPPPPTPRSQYLSAEENCESCPPSPYTERSYSHHLYPPPPSPCTDSS from the exons aTGAACATGGACGGGACGGGACGGCGGGTGCTGGTGGAGGACAAACTTCCTCACATTTTCGGCTTCACTCTGCTGGGCGACTTCATCTACTGGACCGACTGGCAGCGCCGCAGCATCGAACGCGTCCACAAACGCACCGCGGAGAGGGAGTTCATCATCGACCAGCTGCCCGACCTCATGGGCCTCAAGGCCACTAACGTACACAAGGTGTTCG GTACGAACCCGTGTGCGGAGAATAACGGCGGCTGCAGCCACCTCTGTCTCTACAAGCCTCAGGGCGTCCAGTGCGGCTGTCCCATCGGCCTGGAGCTCATCGCCGACATGAGGACCTGCATCGTCCCCGAGGCCTTCCTGCTCTTCTCACGCCACACCGACATCCGCCGCATCTCCCTGGagaccaacaacaacaacgtggCCATCCCGCTCACCGGCGTCAAGGAGGCCTCGGCGCTCGACTTCGACGTCACCGATAACCGTATCTACTGGACCGACATCACTCTGAAG ACCATCAGCCGGGCCTTCATGAACGGCAGCGCTCTGGAGCACGTGGTGGAGTTCGGTCTGGACTACCCGGAGGGCATGGCGGTGGACTGGCTGGGGAAGAACCTGTACTGGGCCGACACCGGCACCAATCGCATCGAG GTGGCCAAACTGGACGGGCAGCACCGGCAGGTCCTGGTCTGGAAGGATCTGGACAGTCCACGAGCTCTGGCTCTGGATCCCGCTGAAGG GTACATGTACTGGACTGAGTGGGGCGGGAAACCAAAGATCGACAGAGCGGCGATGGACGGGACGGGTCGGATCACTTTGGTGGCCGACGTGGGCCGAGCCAACGGACTGACCATCGACTACGCAGAGCGCCGCCTCTACTGGACCGACCTCGACACAACGCTCATCGAATCGTCCAACATGCTCG GTCAGGACCGCGAGGTGATAGCCGACGACCTCCCTCACCCCTTCGGCCTCACCCAGTACCAGGACTACATCTACTGGACCGACTGGAGCCAGCGCAGCATCGAGCGGGCCAACAAGACCAGCGGTCAGAACCGCACCGTCATCCAGGGCCACCTGGACTACGTCATGGACATCCTGGTGTTCCACTCGTCCAGACAGGGCGGCTGGAACGCCTGCGCCTCCACCAACGGACACTGCTCCCACCTGTGCCTCGCCGTGCCCGTCAGCAGCTTCGTCTGCGGATGCCCCGCCCACTTCTCCCTTAACTACGACAACAAGACCTGCAGCG CCCCGACGTCCTTCCTGCTGTTCAGCCAGAAGACGGCCATCAACCGAATGGTGATCGACGAGCAGCAGAGTCCCGACATCATCCTGCCGATCCACAGCCTGAGGAACGTCCGGGCCATCGACTACGACCCGCTGGACAAACAGCTGTACTGGATCGACTCCAAGCAGAACGTCATCCGCCGAGCTCAGGAGGACGGAAACCAG AGCATGACGGTGGTGTCGAGCTCTCTGACCGGACCCAGTCAGGGTCTGCAGCTGTACGACCTGAGCATCGACATCTACAGCCGCTTCATCTACTGGACCAGCGAGGTCACCAACGTCATCAACGTCACCCGGACGGACGGCAGCAGAGTCGGCGTGGTGCTGCGAGGAGAGCACGACAAGCCCAGAGCCATCGTGGTCAACCCGGAGCGAGG GTACATGTACTTCACCAACCTGCTGGAGCGCTCTCCGAAGATCGAGCGGGCGGCGCTGGACGGCACAGAGCGGGAGGTTTTGTTCTTCAGCGGTTTGGGGAAACCCGTCGCTCTGGCCATCGACAACGAGGTGGGGAAGCTGTTCTGGGTCGACTCGGACCTGCGACGCATCGAGAGCAGCGACCTGTCAG gagCCAATCGGATCGTGATCGCGGACTCCAACATCCTGCAGCCGGTGGGTCTGACGGTGTTCGGGAACCACCTGTACTGGATCGACAAGCAGCAGCAGATGATCGAACGCATCGACAAGACGACGAGGGAGGGACGCACCAAGATCCAGGCTCGCATCGCCTACCTGAGCGACATCCACGCCGTCCACGAGCTGGACATGAGGGAGTACG GTAAACACCCGTGCACCTGGGACAACGGCGGCTGCTCCCACATCTGCATCGTGAAGGGAGACGGGACGACTCGCTGCTCGTGTCCCGTCCACCTGGTGCTGCTGCAGAACGAGCTCACCTGTGGAG AGCCCCCCACCTGTTCCCCGGAGCAGTTCTCCTGTAAGTCCGGCGAGGTGGACTGCATCCCTCAGGCGTGGAGGTGCGACGGCTATTCCGAGTGCGACGACGGCAGCGACGAGGACGACTGTCCCGTCTGCTCCGAGTCCGAGTTCCAGTGCGACAGCCGGCAGTGCATCGACCTGAGCCTGCGCTGCAACGGAGACAACGACTGCCAGGACCGCTCCGACGAGAACAAGTGTGAAG TTCGATGTCCCGCCGACCAGTTCACCTGCTCCAACGGTCAGTGCATCGGGAAACACAAGAAGTGCGACCACAACATGGACTGTACGGACAACTCTGACGAGCTCGGCTGCT ATCCGACAGAGGAGCCGCCTCCTCCGTCCAACAACACCATCGGCTCCATCGTGGGCGTGGTCATGGCGCTGTTCGTGGTGGGCGCCGTGTATTTCGTGTGTCAGCGCGTCCTCTGTCCCCAGATGAAGGACGACGGCGAGACGGTCACCAACGACTTCGTGGTCCACGGGCCGTCGTCTGTGCCGCTGGGATACGTGCCGCACCCCAGCTCGCTGTCCAGCTCGCTGCCAG GTATGTCCAGAGGGAAGTCTGTGATTGGCTCCCTCAGCATCATGGGCAGCAGCAGCGGGCCCCCGTACGACCGCGCTCACGTCACCGGGGCCTCGTCCAGCAGCTCGTCCAGCACCAAGGGCACCTACTTCCCCCCG ATCCTGAATCCTCCTCCGTCTCCTGCCACGGTCCGCTCCCAGTACACCATGGAGTTTGGTTACTCCTCCAACAGTCCCTCCACACACAGATCCTACAG ttacCGCCCCTACACCTACCGCCACTTCGCCCCCCCAACCACCCCCTGCAGCACGGACGTGTGCGACAGCGACTACACGCCGGGACGCCGGGCGCCGCTCAAGTCCAGCGCCGCCGCCGCCAAGGGCTACACCAGCGACCTCAACTACGACTCGGAGCCTTTCCCGCCGCCGCCGACCCCCCGCAGCCAGTACCTGTCGGCGGAGGAGAACTGTGAGAGCTGCCCGCCGTCGCCTTACACCGAACGCAGCTACTCCCACCACCTCTACCCGCCGCCGCCGTCGCCCTGCACGGACTCCTCGTGA